One Salvia splendens isolate huo1 chromosome 12, SspV2, whole genome shotgun sequence genomic window carries:
- the LOC121757467 gene encoding uncharacterized protein LOC121757467 encodes MDNRFSEASTELLGCISGLDPRNSFPRFNDDQVIRLATLYHEDFSAIDCSRLPLQLSNFIANVRCDPQFAALSNLGDVATEMVKSGKHLVFPLVYRIMELALVLPVATASVERAFSAMKTIKTDLRNRMGDEWMNDSLIVYIEKDLFSTIDNEKILQRFQSMRTRRIQLPSL; translated from the coding sequence ATGGATAATCGATTTTCTGAAGCTAGCACCGAGTTGCTAGGATGCATATCAGGTCTTGATCCAAGAAATTCTTTCCCTCGATTCAATGATGATCAAGTAATCCGTCTTGCTACTTTATATCACGAGGACTTCTCTGCAATTGATTGTTCACGGCTTCCACTTCAACTTAGTAATTTTATTGCTAATGTACGATGTGATCCTCAATTTGCTGCCTTAAGCAACTTAGGAGACGTTGCTACGGAAATGGTCAAAAGTGGTAAGCATTTGGTTTTTCCGTTGGTTTATCGGATTATGGAGTTGGCATTGGTTTTACCTGTTGCTACTGCTTCTGTTGAGAGAGCATTTTCTGCAATGAAGACTATCAAGACCGACTTGCGAAATCGGATGGGAGATGAGTGGATGAATGATAGTTTAATTGTGTACATTGAGAAGGACCTGTTTTCAACGATTGATAATGAAAAAATCTTGCAACGTTTTCAATCGATGAGAACGCGTAGAATTCAGTTGCCATCGCTTTAG
- the LOC121757468 gene encoding zinc finger MYM-type protein 1-like gives MENQPRREVGLNLNDIVGDPGKRKPIEEFDVSIRDRVRREYLNMGPCQPIGHKYEKRNMVLKKEVFKIFGLKDKGGRQSDDAFTKTGCSNWKNALERFNYHVGGVNSCHNNARIQFEAFQDQRNSVQGLFFRGHDESSSSSNRGNFIELLLWFSELNDDVSKTLFANAPANNQMNSPRIQKELANACASEVTLAIVNDIGDKVFTLLVDEARDVSMKEQMGVVLRYVNNEGYVIERFIGIVHVIDTSSHTLKCAIDDLLVKHNLSLSKVRGQGYDGAYNMRGEFNGLKSLILQENPYVMYIHCFSHQLQLIIVAVAKGIRVVNDVFSYVSMIVNMVGASCKRKDQLNDEELISGRGKNQETSLVRPGDTRWGSHYFTLLRLCSKWSSVEKVLEVVRDDATLRDNRSTTEGLIERMDNYEFVFTLHLMKHLLGITNELSIALQKKDQILFKPYH, from the exons ATGGAAAATCAGCCCCGAAGAGAAGTTGGGTTGAACTTGAATGATATTGTTGGTGATCCGGGAAAACGCAAGCCAATTGAAGAGTTCGATGTTTCAATTCGAGATAGAGTACGAAGAGAGTACTTGAATATGGGCCCTTGTCAACCAATTGGACATAAgtatgaaaaaagaaatatggtaCTCAAGAAAGAAGTTTTCAAGATATTTGGTTTAAAAG ATAAAGGGGGTCGACAATCAGATGATGCTTTTACAAAGACAGGTTGTAGCAACTGGAAAAATGCATTAGAAAGATTCAATTATCATGTTGGAGGCGTGAATAGTTGTCATAATAATGCTAGAATTCAGTTCGAAGCTTTTCAAGATCAAAGGAACAGTGTG CAAGGATTATTTTTTCGTGGACATGATGAGTCAAGTAGTTCTTCAAATAGAGGTAATTTTATTGAGTTGCTTCTATGGTTTAGTGAACTTAACGATGATGTATCCAAAACTTTGTTTGCAAATGCTCCTGCTAACAACCAAATGAATTCACCACGAATTCAAAAGGAATTAGCAAACGCTTGTGCTTCAGAGGTTACACTTGCCATAGTTAATGATATTGGAGATAAAGTTTTCACTCTTTTGGTTGATGAGGCTCGAGACGTTTCAATGAAGGAGCAGATGGGAGTTGTTTTAAGATATGTGAATAACGAAGGATATGTGATTGAGCGATTTATTGGAATCGTGCATGTAATTGACACTTCCTCTCATACTTTGAAATGTGCTATTGATGATTTATTGGTGAAGCATAATTTATCTCTATCTAAAGTGAGAGGGCAAGGATACGATGGAGCTTATAATATGAGGGGTGAGTTTAATGGATTGAAATCCTTAATATTGCAAGAAAATCCATATGTCATGTATATTCATTGTTTCTCTCATCAACTCCAATTAATTAttgttgcggttgccaagggtATTAGAGTTGTGAATGATGTTTTTAGCTATGTCTCCATGATTGTGAATATGGTCGGAGCATCTTGTAAGAGAAAAGACCAACTTAATGATGAAGAACTCATAAGTGGAAGAGgtaaaaatcaagaaactaGTTTGGTAAGGCCTGGAGACACTCGTTGGGGCTCACATTACTTTACATTGCTTCGTCTATGCTCTAAGTGGTCTTCGGTTGAGAAAGTGTTGGAAGTTGTACGTGATGATGCTACTCTCCGTGATAACAGAAGTACCACTGAAGGATTGATTGAAAGGATGGATAACTATGAGTTTGTTTTCACTTTACATTTGATGAAACATTTATTGGGAATAACCAATGAATTATCTATTGCCTTGCAAAAGAAAGATCAAATATTATTCAAGCCATATCATTGA